The Nostoc sp. 'Lobaria pulmonaria (5183) cyanobiont' genome window below encodes:
- the grpE gene encoding nucleotide exchange factor GrpE translates to MIDENKQINNTSQQLGEPTEVKQAMKSDSPAQINFNESGSEVTEQVAAQTNISGDTAVNSENSVAATEKTEVERAALAELTQQIESVKTQLEERSTQYMRIAADFENYRKRTSKEKEDLELQVKRNTILELLPIVDNFERARSHLKPQSDAEMTMHKSYQGVYKQLVDSLKRLGVSPMRPEGQEFDPNLHEAVMREPTDEHPEGTVLEELVRGYYLGDRVLRHAMVKVAAPKEDTPFAPEDQSSSASS, encoded by the coding sequence ATGATCGATGAAAATAAACAGATAAACAATACAAGCCAGCAATTGGGTGAACCAACAGAGGTAAAGCAAGCAATGAAGAGTGACTCCCCAGCCCAAATTAATTTCAATGAATCTGGTAGTGAGGTGACAGAGCAAGTGGCAGCCCAAACAAATATATCAGGGGATACTGCTGTAAATTCCGAAAATAGCGTTGCAGCAACTGAGAAAACTGAAGTAGAAAGGGCAGCTTTGGCAGAACTGACTCAACAAATCGAGTCCGTCAAAACGCAACTGGAAGAGCGTAGTACTCAATATATGCGGATTGCCGCTGATTTTGAGAATTACCGGAAACGCACTAGCAAAGAAAAAGAAGACCTTGAGTTGCAAGTGAAGCGGAATACGATTTTGGAATTGCTACCAATAGTCGATAATTTTGAGCGGGCGCGATCGCACCTCAAACCGCAATCTGATGCCGAAATGACCATGCACAAAAGTTACCAAGGCGTTTACAAACAATTAGTAGATAGCCTGAAGCGCTTGGGTGTATCACCAATGCGTCCCGAAGGTCAAGAATTCGATCCTAACCTGCACGAAGCAGTAATGCGGGAACCTACGGATGAACATCCTGAAGGAACAGTGTTAGAAGAGTTAGTGCGCGGATATTACTTGGGCGATCGCGTGCTACGCCATGCAATGGTCAAAGTAGCTGCTCCCAAGGAAGATACACCTTTTGCACCAGAAGATCAGTCGAGTTCAGCCAGCAGTTAA
- a CDS encoding GspE/PulE family protein produces the protein MTYSSAQRRSTALTTRTEFSPFGNKLVQSGYVNTEQMRQALIESRKSGRPLTEVLESITGQQLSPELLRQYKKQQLFELKILYGVEFLDPEVNSVGNTMMGNLIETLIPVDICRRHRLVPLSKHKDQTPPSVLVAMVAPDNLEASDDLNRILRPQGLALQRMVITQEDYQQLINQYLDEMAVRQKHLERENSTDISQDLENLGNLDLADAPEEMEADLGAAMKGAEDAPVINLVNRILAKALHEGVSDIHIEPQEENLRIRFRKDGVLREAFPPMPKKIIPAVTARFKIISNLDIAERRLPQDGRIRRLFEGRKVDFRVNTLPSRYGEKVVLRILDNSSTQLGLNKLITDPETLDIVKDMVSRPFGLILVTGPTGSGKTTSLYSALSEKNDPGINISTVEDPIEYSLPGITQVQVIREKGLDFATALRAFLRQDPDVLLVGETRDKETAKTAIEAALTGHLVLTTLHTNDAPGAIARLGEMGIEPFMVSSSLIGVLAQRLVRRVCSECRVPYTPTTEELARYGLSASSDVGVTFYKANTLTLDAIAEAKTKNHLCPKCNGVGYKGRCGVYEVMRVTENLQTLINEDAPTERIKEVAIEEGMKTLLAYSLDLVREGSTTLEEVERVTFTDTGLEAELKAKRKTGLTCRSCDATLKQEWLDCPYCMTARF, from the coding sequence ATGACTTACTCGTCAGCACAACGGCGCAGTACCGCTCTAACTACCAGAACAGAGTTTTCGCCCTTCGGCAACAAGCTAGTGCAATCTGGCTATGTCAATACCGAACAGATGAGGCAGGCACTAATTGAAAGCCGCAAATCTGGCAGACCCTTAACAGAAGTATTAGAGTCAATCACTGGTCAACAACTATCACCTGAGCTGCTCAGGCAATATAAAAAACAGCAACTATTTGAACTTAAAATACTATACGGAGTTGAATTCCTCGATCCAGAAGTCAATTCCGTTGGCAACACGATGATGGGGAACCTGATTGAAACCCTCATCCCAGTGGATATCTGCCGTCGCCATCGCTTAGTACCACTGTCGAAACACAAAGACCAAACCCCGCCCTCAGTTTTAGTGGCGATGGTTGCTCCAGATAATCTAGAGGCTTCCGATGACCTGAACCGCATCTTGCGCCCCCAAGGCTTGGCGTTGCAGCGCATGGTGATTACACAGGAAGACTACCAGCAGCTAATCAACCAATACCTGGATGAAATGGCTGTTCGGCAAAAACACCTAGAACGAGAAAACTCTACAGATATTAGTCAAGATTTAGAAAATCTTGGAAATCTCGATCTTGCGGATGCTCCTGAAGAAATGGAGGCTGATCTAGGGGCAGCGATGAAGGGCGCAGAGGATGCCCCAGTCATCAACCTAGTTAATAGAATCCTAGCTAAAGCTTTGCATGAGGGCGTTTCTGACATTCATATCGAACCGCAAGAAGAAAACTTACGCATTCGCTTTCGGAAAGATGGGGTACTGCGTGAAGCTTTCCCCCCAATGCCGAAAAAAATCATCCCGGCGGTGACAGCCCGATTTAAAATCATCTCCAATCTAGACATTGCTGAACGGCGTCTACCCCAAGATGGACGTATCCGGCGGCTGTTTGAGGGACGTAAGGTGGACTTCCGGGTAAATACCTTACCCAGTCGCTACGGGGAAAAGGTGGTGCTGCGGATTTTGGATAACTCCTCCACCCAGTTGGGATTGAATAAGTTAATTACCGATCCAGAGACTTTGGATATTGTCAAGGATATGGTCAGCCGTCCCTTTGGGCTAATTTTGGTAACTGGGCCAACTGGTTCTGGGAAAACAACTTCGCTGTATTCTGCACTCTCAGAAAAGAACGATCCCGGAATTAATATCAGTACTGTGGAAGACCCAATTGAGTATAGTCTTCCAGGCATTACTCAAGTACAGGTGATTCGGGAAAAAGGGCTAGATTTTGCTACAGCTCTGCGGGCTTTCTTACGGCAAGATCCAGATGTGCTGCTAGTGGGTGAAACGCGGGATAAGGAAACGGCAAAAACAGCAATTGAGGCTGCCTTGACCGGTCACTTAGTATTAACTACCTTACATACCAATGATGCCCCAGGAGCGATCGCTCGTTTGGGAGAAATGGGGATTGAGCCTTTCATGGTTTCTAGTTCCCTAATTGGTGTTTTAGCTCAACGTTTGGTGCGGCGTGTATGTTCTGAATGTCGTGTTCCCTACACTCCCACAACTGAGGAACTGGCTCGTTATGGTCTATCAGCTTCTTCAGATGTGGGAGTCACCTTCTACAAAGCTAACACCTTGACATTAGATGCGATCGCCGAAGCCAAAACTAAAAATCATCTTTGCCCAAAATGTAATGGTGTCGGCTACAAAGGGCGTTGTGGTGTTTATGAAGTCATGCGAGTCACCGAAAACCTGCAAACTCTGATCAACGAAGATGCACCCACGGAACGCATCAAGGAAGTGGCAATAGAAGAGGGGATGAAAACCCTACTGGCTTATAGTTTGGACTTAGTGCGTGAAGGTTCAACCACTTTAGAAGAAGTAGAACGAGTGACGTTTACTGATACTGGCTTGGAAGCAGAGTTAAAAGCCAAACGCAAGACAGGTCTTACCTGCCGGAGTTGCGATGCCACATTGAAACAAGAATGGTTGGATTGTCCTTACTGTATGACAGCTCGGTTTTAA
- the dnaJ gene encoding molecular chaperone DnaJ: MARDYYEILGVSRDTDKEEIKQAYRRLARKYHPDVNKEPGAEDRFKEINRAYEVLSEPETRARYDRFGPEGVSGAAGAGFQDVGDMGGFADIFESIFSGFAGGMGNPTQQRRRSGPARGDDLRLDLKLDFREAIFGGEKEIRISHLENCEVCSGSGAKPGTRPRTCSTCGGSAQVRRVTRTPFGSFTQVSTCPTCNGTGMVIEDKCDACDGKGANQVTKKLKITIPAGVDNGTRLRISSEGDAGQRSGPPGDLYVYLFVNEDEEFQRDGINILSEIKVSYLQAILGCRLEVDTVDGPVELIIPAGTQPNTVMKLENRGVPRLGNPVSRGDHMLNVLIDIPNKVTPEERELLEKLAKIKGDRTGKGGLEGFLGNLFK, encoded by the coding sequence ATGGCCCGCGACTATTATGAAATCCTGGGTGTCTCTCGTGACACTGACAAAGAAGAAATCAAACAAGCCTATCGCCGTCTAGCCCGGAAATATCACCCAGATGTGAACAAAGAACCGGGGGCGGAGGATCGCTTTAAAGAAATTAACCGCGCTTATGAGGTACTCTCAGAACCCGAAACCCGCGCTCGTTACGATCGCTTTGGTCCAGAAGGTGTATCTGGTGCTGCTGGCGCGGGCTTTCAAGATGTCGGCGATATGGGTGGTTTTGCCGATATTTTTGAAAGCATTTTTAGTGGCTTTGCTGGCGGTATGGGTAATCCCACGCAACAAAGACGGCGCAGTGGGCCTGCCAGGGGTGATGACCTGCGGCTAGACCTGAAGTTAGACTTTCGGGAAGCGATATTTGGTGGCGAAAAAGAAATTCGCATTTCCCATCTAGAAAATTGTGAAGTTTGTAGCGGTTCTGGTGCTAAACCTGGAACCCGCCCTCGGACTTGTTCGACTTGTGGCGGATCGGCTCAAGTACGCCGTGTAACAAGAACACCATTTGGCAGTTTCACCCAAGTCTCGACTTGTCCCACCTGTAATGGAACAGGGATGGTAATTGAAGATAAGTGTGACGCGTGTGATGGTAAGGGCGCAAATCAAGTCACAAAGAAACTCAAAATTACCATTCCAGCTGGGGTGGATAATGGCACACGTTTGCGGATTTCTAGTGAAGGAGATGCTGGTCAACGTAGTGGCCCTCCTGGTGATTTATACGTTTACTTGTTCGTGAATGAGGACGAGGAATTCCAGCGGGATGGGATTAATATTCTCTCAGAAATCAAAGTTAGCTACCTGCAAGCGATTTTAGGTTGTCGGTTAGAGGTAGATACAGTAGATGGGCCAGTAGAACTAATCATTCCAGCTGGAACTCAGCCGAATACAGTAATGAAGTTGGAAAACCGCGGTGTACCCCGCTTGGGTAATCCCGTAAGTCGTGGGGATCACATGCTGAATGTATTAATTGATATTCCCAATAAAGTCACCCCAGAGGAGAGGGAGCTGCTGGAGAAGCTGGCTAAAATTAAGGGGGATCGGACTGGTAAAGGTGGTTTAGAAGGATTTTTGGGAAATTTATTTAAGTGA
- the dnaK gene encoding molecular chaperone DnaK has protein sequence MGKVIGIDLGTTNSCVAVLEGGQPLVISNSEGGRTTPSIVGFGKSGDRLVGQLAKRQAVTNAENTIYSIKRFIGRRWEDTEVERDRVPYNCIKGRDETVDVQIRSKNYTPQELSAMILQKLKQDAENFLGEEVTQAVITVPAYFTDAQRQATKDAGTIAGLEVLRIINEPTSAALAFGLEKQDQEQLILVFDLGGGTFDVSILQLGDGVFEVKATCGNNHLGGDDFDNAIVLWMMERFQEQEKIDLSKDKMALQRLREAAEKAKIELSSMVNTSINLPFITADDTGPKHLEMELSRSKFEELAAKLIEATIEPMIQALKDADLKPESIDRIILVGGSTRIPAVQNALIKFFNGKAPDRSINPDEAVALGAAIQAGVLGGEVDNLLLLDVTPLSLGIETLGEVFTKIIERNTTIPTSRSQVFSTAVDGQISVEIHILQGERAMSRDNKSLGKFLLAGIPPSPRGVPQIEVSFEIDVNGILKVSAQDKGTGREQSIRITNTGGLSSNEVERMRQEAELFAEEDRRRKELVELKNQADNLLFSYESTIKDNSNFIGDQMKTLASEKVAQLQAAMIDSSISTVEFKQRLDDFQQTLFAIGADVYNRANSQSDEIEEASSGHFTPEVDSPMNGTLIPQFNFDFDEESTAQADYEAID, from the coding sequence ATGGGAAAAGTTATTGGGATCGACTTAGGCACTACTAACAGTTGCGTCGCAGTTTTGGAGGGTGGTCAACCACTTGTGATCTCCAATTCTGAAGGGGGACGAACTACTCCAAGTATTGTGGGATTTGGGAAGAGTGGCGATCGCTTGGTTGGTCAATTGGCAAAACGCCAAGCCGTAACTAATGCCGAAAACACAATTTACAGTATTAAACGATTTATCGGGCGGCGTTGGGAAGATACTGAAGTAGAACGCGATCGCGTCCCCTACAACTGCATCAAAGGTCGAGACGAAACCGTTGATGTCCAAATTCGCTCAAAAAACTATACGCCCCAAGAATTATCTGCGATGATCCTGCAAAAGCTCAAGCAGGATGCGGAAAACTTTTTGGGTGAGGAAGTCACTCAAGCAGTAATCACCGTACCAGCATATTTCACAGATGCCCAAAGACAAGCAACTAAAGATGCTGGCACAATTGCTGGACTAGAAGTCCTGCGAATCATCAATGAACCAACATCTGCGGCTTTAGCTTTCGGATTGGAAAAGCAAGACCAAGAGCAGCTAATTTTAGTATTTGACTTGGGAGGCGGTACCTTCGACGTATCGATCCTGCAACTTGGGGATGGCGTTTTTGAAGTTAAGGCGACTTGTGGTAACAACCACTTAGGTGGAGACGACTTTGATAATGCGATCGTCCTTTGGATGATGGAACGCTTCCAAGAACAAGAGAAAATCGACCTTTCCAAAGACAAGATGGCATTGCAACGGCTGCGGGAAGCAGCGGAAAAGGCAAAAATTGAACTCTCCAGTATGGTGAATACCTCCATCAACTTGCCATTTATCACAGCTGATGATACCGGGCCAAAGCATCTGGAGATGGAACTCAGTCGCTCGAAATTTGAAGAACTTGCCGCCAAATTAATTGAAGCGACCATTGAACCAATGATTCAAGCGCTCAAAGATGCGGATCTCAAACCAGAATCCATAGATCGGATTATTTTGGTAGGTGGTTCTACGCGTATTCCCGCAGTCCAAAACGCGCTGATTAAGTTTTTCAACGGCAAAGCTCCCGATCGCTCCATCAACCCTGACGAAGCCGTAGCATTAGGAGCAGCTATTCAAGCAGGTGTGTTGGGTGGCGAAGTCGATAATCTCTTACTATTGGATGTCACCCCTCTTTCCTTGGGAATTGAAACTTTGGGTGAAGTGTTCACCAAAATTATTGAACGCAATACCACAATTCCTACGAGTCGGTCACAAGTTTTTTCCACAGCCGTTGATGGACAAATCTCGGTGGAAATTCACATCCTCCAAGGTGAACGGGCAATGTCACGAGATAACAAGAGTCTCGGCAAGTTTCTATTAGCAGGAATTCCCCCATCGCCCCGGGGTGTGCCGCAAATTGAAGTATCCTTTGAAATCGATGTCAACGGCATTCTGAAAGTTTCTGCCCAAGATAAAGGTACAGGTAGAGAACAGAGTATCAGGATTACCAATACAGGTGGTTTGAGTAGCAACGAAGTCGAACGGATGCGCCAAGAGGCCGAACTGTTTGCCGAAGAAGATAGAAGACGTAAAGAACTGGTTGAACTCAAAAACCAAGCAGATAATTTGTTGTTTAGTTATGAATCCACAATCAAGGATAATAGCAACTTTATCGGCGACCAGATGAAAACCTTGGCTAGTGAAAAAGTTGCACAACTCCAAGCTGCAATGATTGACTCCAGCATCTCCACAGTGGAATTTAAGCAGCGCTTAGACGACTTCCAACAAACCTTGTTTGCAATTGGTGCTGATGTCTACAATCGAGCTAACAGCCAAAGTGATGAGATTGAAGAGGCTTCATCTGGTCACTTTACTCCAGAAGTAGACTCACCAATGAATGGCACGCTAATACCACAATTCAACTTTGATTTTGACGAAGAAAGTACTGCTCAGGCTGATTATGAGGCGATAGATTAG
- a CDS encoding Uma2 family endonuclease: protein MSQPITNTPSLQAVTESIIFPPGDIYSDEPPLESDLHREQIDLLIRLIKWWWRDRQDFYATGNLTIYFSPNQKKSKEFRGPDFFVVLDTEKKDRKSWVVWQEDGKYPNVIIELLSNSTASVDKGLKKQIYQNTFRTPDYFWFDPNNLELQGFHIVDGQYQELVPTESGWLWSQQLGLYLAVYLGKLRFFTPDRQLVMLPEEEANEQLEQANQQLEQERQRAAILAERLRAAGIDPEQIF from the coding sequence ATGTCTCAGCCCATTACCAACACCCCTAGTTTACAAGCTGTCACTGAGAGTATAATTTTCCCACCAGGTGATATCTATAGTGATGAACCCCCCTTGGAATCTGATTTACACCGCGAACAAATTGATTTACTTATCCGCCTGATTAAATGGTGGTGGCGCGATCGTCAGGATTTTTATGCTACCGGCAACCTGACAATCTATTTCAGTCCCAACCAGAAAAAGTCAAAAGAATTTCGAGGACCTGATTTCTTTGTGGTTTTAGATACAGAGAAAAAAGACCGCAAAAGCTGGGTTGTGTGGCAAGAAGACGGCAAATACCCCAATGTAATTATTGAGCTATTATCTAATTCCACTGCCTCGGTTGATAAAGGTTTAAAAAAGCAAATCTACCAAAATACATTTCGCACTCCAGATTACTTTTGGTTTGACCCAAATAACCTAGAATTACAAGGATTTCACATAGTTGATGGGCAATATCAAGAACTTGTACCCACTGAGTCGGGTTGGTTGTGGAGTCAGCAATTAGGGCTGTATTTGGCAGTATATTTGGGCAAATTACGCTTTTTTACACCAGATAGGCAGCTGGTGATGTTGCCAGAGGAAGAAGCAAATGAACAGTTAGAGCAAGCAAATCAACAACTAGAACAAGAACGTCAACGGGCTGCAATATTGGCAGAACGCTTGCGAGCCGCAGGTATTGATCCTGAGCAAATATTCTGA
- a CDS encoding sulfurtransferase TusA family protein — MMPSSVSTPDAQLDLRGTPCPINFVRTKLRLEKMPLGGLLEVWLDPGEPIEQVPDSLTMAGYQVEQITDCTNYFSLLVRRPVAGQ; from the coding sequence ATGATGCCCTCTTCTGTTTCAACTCCCGATGCTCAACTTGATTTACGCGGCACCCCTTGCCCGATTAATTTCGTGCGGACAAAACTACGTCTGGAGAAAATGCCATTGGGAGGTTTGCTAGAAGTCTGGCTAGACCCTGGTGAGCCGATTGAGCAGGTTCCTGATAGTTTGACAATGGCAGGTTATCAGGTGGAACAAATTACAGACTGCACTAATTATTTTTCTCTGTTAGTGCGCCGTCCAGTTGCTGGCCAATGA
- the rsgA gene encoding small ribosomal subunit biogenesis GTPase RsgA, with protein sequence MTGENFAATGQLLGTVVAVQANFYRVQLDREDGEQRSKGAEEKLNLNAPLPLPPLLLCTRRTRLKKIGQQVMVGDRVVVEEPDWAGGRGAIAEVLPRQSELDRPAIANVNQILLVFAVADPPLEPYQLSRFLIKAESTGLDVLLCLNKSDLISPPEQQKVSDRLLGWGYEPIFISVKDGINTDQAARYLSNKITVIAGPSGVGKSSLINTLIDSLHLRVGEVSGKLARGRHTTRHIELFELPSGGLLADTPGFNQPDMDCIPEELIHYFPEARKRLAVASCRFSDCLHRDEPECVVRGNWERYEHYLKFLDAAIAHQTQLHQQADPESTMKLKSKSKGKGQSQYEPKLESKKYRRISRKTQLQDLQELYRDEE encoded by the coding sequence ATGACAGGGGAAAATTTTGCCGCAACTGGACAGTTATTGGGTACAGTGGTGGCTGTACAGGCTAATTTTTACCGAGTACAGCTAGATCGAGAGGATGGAGAGCAGAGGAGCAAGGGAGCAGAGGAAAAACTGAATTTAAATGCCCCTTTGCCCTTGCCTCCCCTCCTGCTTTGTACCCGAAGAACACGTCTGAAAAAAATCGGACAACAGGTGATGGTAGGCGATCGCGTTGTGGTAGAAGAGCCAGATTGGGCTGGGGGACGGGGTGCGATCGCTGAGGTTTTACCCCGTCAAAGCGAATTAGATCGTCCGGCGATCGCCAATGTCAACCAAATTTTATTAGTATTTGCCGTAGCCGATCCACCTTTGGAACCTTATCAGTTGAGTCGGTTTCTAATTAAAGCTGAGTCTACTGGCTTAGATGTGCTTTTATGTTTGAATAAAAGTGATTTAATTTCACCGCCAGAACAACAAAAAGTTAGCGATCGTCTGCTCGGTTGGGGCTATGAACCAATATTTATCAGCGTCAAAGATGGTATCAATACCGACCAAGCAGCCAGATATTTGAGCAATAAAATTACCGTAATCGCTGGGCCTTCCGGCGTTGGTAAATCCAGTCTGATTAATACGCTGATTGACTCTCTTCATCTGCGAGTCGGAGAAGTTTCTGGCAAACTGGCTCGTGGTCGTCATACTACTCGCCATATAGAATTATTTGAGTTACCTAGCGGTGGTTTACTGGCAGATACTCCCGGCTTTAATCAGCCTGATATGGATTGTATCCCAGAAGAATTAATCCATTATTTCCCAGAAGCAAGAAAGCGGTTAGCAGTTGCTAGCTGTCGGTTTAGTGATTGTCTGCATCGAGACGAGCCTGAGTGTGTGGTGCGGGGAAACTGGGAACGATATGAACATTATTTAAAATTTTTGGACGCGGCGATCGCTCATCAAACACAGCTACACCAACAAGCCGATCCAGAATCTACCATGAAGTTAAAAAGCAAAAGCAAAGGCAAAGGGCAGAGTCAATACGAACCCAAGCTAGAAAGTAAAAAATATCGCCGGATTTCCCGGAAGACTCAGTTACAAGACTTGCAGGAGTTATATCGGGATGAAGAATAA